The proteins below come from a single Tsuneonella deserti genomic window:
- a CDS encoding ABC transporter permease: MTAPSALARLGGSARREAGFIAGSRVMLLALVVVPFCAIAVIAAMLSQGALQALPVGVVDNARTSESQALVRLLSGRPEVRIAAQPVSDAAAEAAMRRGQIWAFVSLPRGFGQARAADEPIRLFYNAAYLSVGSTIERSLTTALRGSIIAGFEDTAWRAGVLSDRAAIPQVQISVLFNPEASFEWYLQALVQPAMLHLLAACVAVYAMARELGGPDGRSLDAWRAETGGGAAALAGKLVPYLTLLSFWGAVWMVWLVGFKGWRMEGSLLATFAAQIALIAASLALSFGFVAGARRDIFGYSLSALYAGSALAYSGGSLPMEGAPTVAGVWHQVLPFTHYLTAQMDQFLGAPARQAWGAALLLAGYAAAGLALATWLGRSKSPA; encoded by the coding sequence GTGACAGCGCCCTCGGCTCTCGCGCGGCTGGGCGGCTCGGCGCGGCGCGAAGCGGGCTTCATCGCCGGCAGCCGCGTGATGTTGCTGGCGCTGGTGGTCGTGCCGTTCTGCGCGATTGCGGTCATCGCCGCGATGCTTTCGCAAGGGGCGCTGCAGGCCCTCCCCGTCGGGGTGGTGGACAATGCCCGCACCAGCGAAAGCCAGGCGCTCGTCCGATTGCTGTCGGGCCGTCCCGAGGTGCGGATCGCCGCCCAACCGGTCAGCGATGCGGCGGCCGAAGCTGCGATGCGGCGTGGGCAGATCTGGGCGTTCGTTTCTCTTCCCCGCGGTTTCGGCCAAGCCCGCGCGGCGGACGAGCCGATCCGCCTTTTCTATAACGCCGCCTACCTCAGCGTGGGTTCGACGATCGAGCGCAGTCTGACGACCGCGCTGCGCGGATCCATCATCGCCGGATTCGAGGACACCGCCTGGCGCGCCGGTGTGCTGTCAGACCGGGCAGCGATCCCGCAGGTGCAGATTTCGGTGCTGTTCAATCCCGAAGCGAGCTTTGAATGGTATCTGCAGGCGCTGGTTCAGCCCGCCATGCTGCACCTGCTGGCGGCCTGTGTCGCGGTTTACGCGATGGCGCGCGAACTCGGTGGGCCCGATGGCCGCTCGCTCGACGCATGGCGCGCAGAGACGGGTGGCGGGGCGGCTGCGCTGGCGGGAAAGCTGGTGCCTTACCTGACGCTCCTGAGCTTCTGGGGAGCGGTTTGGATGGTCTGGCTGGTGGGCTTCAAGGGGTGGCGGATGGAAGGATCGCTGCTGGCGACCTTTGCCGCACAGATCGCCCTGATCGCCGCGTCTCTGGCGCTGTCATTCGGCTTCGTCGCGGGCGCGCGGCGCGACATTTTCGGTTATTCGCTGAGCGCGCTCTATGCCGGCTCGGCGCTGGCCTATTCGGGCGGCTCGCTGCCGATGGAGGGCGCGCCGACAGTGGCGGGGGTCTGGCATCAGGTGCTGCCGTTTACTCACTACCTGACCGCGCAAATGGACCAGTTCCTTGGCGCACCTGCGCGCCAGGCCTGGGGGGCGGCGCTGCTGCTCGCGGGCTACGCGGCGGCGGGTCTCGCTCTTGCGACATGGCTGGGCCGGAGTAAATCGCCGGCATGA
- a CDS encoding helix-turn-helix domain-containing protein: MQNTLGEKIRKLRKDKGYTLDKLAELTESSKSYIWELENKNPPRPSAEKLAKIADKLDTTIEFLLDEGESVSAEEAADAQFYRQYRKMDSSTKEKIRRMVKLWGDDA, translated from the coding sequence TTGCAAAACACCCTCGGAGAGAAGATCCGCAAGTTGAGGAAAGATAAGGGTTATACCCTCGACAAACTCGCCGAGCTGACCGAATCCAGTAAGAGCTACATCTGGGAGCTGGAGAACAAGAACCCGCCCCGGCCGTCGGCTGAAAAGCTGGCCAAGATCGCCGATAAGCTCGACACCACCATCGAGTTCCTGCTCGATGAAGGAGAGAGCGTCAGCGCGGAGGAAGCCGCCGACGCTCAGTTTTACCGCCAATACCGGAAGATGGACTCCTCGACCAAAGAGAAGATCAGGCGGATGGTCAAACTGTGGGGCGACGACGCATGA
- a CDS encoding HlyD family secretion protein yields the protein MTDNTDPAPAEAAPEPYDAAPETGRRANWLLWALPVLGLLALAGIWYSSRPLPVPLQGTVEATEVNVATKMLARVEEVAVAEGAEVGAGQHLATLSSPGIDALVSQSEANLDSARALDAIANQGARPEDIASLQGIAASTRAAANLAAVTAGRMNRLYAQGVISAQRRDEAAAANVAARANAAAADAQYRKAMAGTRGETRAVSDAQAVAAEARNRAARQIAADTKVTAPIAGEISRRLIEPGEVVAPGVPLFQIVGLAHPRVTLRISEKDYAGMAQGRVLTGTVPALGNKAVRLRVTAISAQAGFTSEKATRQNAGFDARSFEIKLEPAERVEGLRPGMSVLFDWPQ from the coding sequence ATGACCGATAACACCGATCCCGCACCCGCCGAAGCGGCGCCGGAACCGTACGATGCGGCGCCGGAAACAGGTCGCCGCGCGAACTGGCTGCTGTGGGCGCTGCCCGTGCTCGGACTGCTGGCGCTGGCCGGCATCTGGTATTCCTCGCGGCCCCTACCGGTGCCGCTCCAGGGCACGGTCGAGGCGACCGAGGTCAACGTCGCAACCAAGATGTTGGCCCGGGTTGAAGAGGTGGCGGTGGCCGAAGGGGCTGAGGTCGGCGCTGGCCAGCACCTGGCGACCCTCTCCAGCCCGGGGATCGATGCGCTGGTGAGCCAGAGCGAGGCCAATCTAGACAGCGCCCGTGCGCTGGACGCCATCGCCAACCAGGGTGCCCGGCCAGAAGACATCGCATCGCTGCAGGGGATCGCGGCATCGACCCGCGCCGCCGCCAACCTCGCCGCCGTCACCGCCGGGCGCATGAACCGCCTCTACGCGCAAGGGGTCATCTCCGCCCAGCGGCGCGACGAGGCCGCCGCGGCCAACGTCGCCGCGCGCGCCAACGCGGCGGCGGCGGACGCGCAGTATCGCAAGGCAATGGCCGGAACGCGGGGCGAAACCCGCGCCGTGTCCGACGCGCAGGCCGTTGCCGCCGAAGCGCGCAACCGCGCCGCGCGCCAGATTGCCGCCGACACGAAGGTCACAGCGCCGATCGCTGGAGAGATCAGCCGCCGCCTGATCGAACCAGGCGAAGTCGTGGCGCCTGGCGTGCCGCTGTTCCAGATCGTCGGCCTGGCGCATCCCCGCGTGACCCTGCGCATTTCCGAGAAAGACTATGCGGGCATGGCCCAAGGCCGGGTGCTGACCGGCACCGTCCCCGCGCTCGGCAACAAGGCGGTGCGCCTCCGCGTGACGGCGATTTCCGCGCAGGCCGGCTTCACCAGCGAAAAGGCGACCCGTCAGAATGCCGGGTTCGACGCGCGCAGTTTCGAGATCAAGCTGGAACCGGCCGAGCGGGTCGAAGGCTTGCGGCCGGGCATGAGCGTGCTGTTCGACTGGCCTCAGTGA
- a CDS encoding RNA polymerase sigma factor, producing the protein MRLTAAEFEGLPEPRLDDGDPLPPENRAPVRENGLEALYHAHSGRLLRFFSRRAGTTDAPDLVQETFVRMARIEPAACHRIESPGAFLTRIAANLVKDRARLAARRSSSCHVSYDEQVHGQVDPHRLLDDRDALARLEQAVARLNRRTREIFLLHRVEGLTYAEIADEVGMSVKGVKKQMAKALFQLRRDVGPL; encoded by the coding sequence ATGCGACTGACGGCCGCCGAATTCGAGGGCCTGCCCGAGCCGCGCCTGGACGATGGCGATCCGCTGCCGCCCGAGAACCGGGCGCCGGTGCGGGAAAACGGGCTGGAGGCCCTTTACCATGCCCATTCCGGCCGGCTGCTGCGCTTCTTCTCCCGCCGTGCCGGCACCACCGATGCCCCGGACCTCGTCCAGGAGACCTTTGTGCGCATGGCGCGCATCGAACCGGCCGCTTGCCATCGCATCGAGAGCCCGGGCGCTTTCCTCACGCGGATCGCAGCCAACCTCGTCAAGGACCGCGCCAGGCTCGCTGCCCGGCGATCATCTTCCTGCCACGTCTCCTATGACGAACAGGTCCATGGCCAGGTCGACCCCCATCGCCTCCTGGACGACCGGGACGCGCTCGCTCGCCTCGAACAGGCGGTCGCGCGCTTGAACCGCCGTACGCGCGAGATATTCCTTTTGCATCGGGTCGAGGGGCTTACCTATGCAGAGATCGCAGACGAAGTCGGGATGAGCGTCAAGGGCGTGAAGAAGCAGATGGCCAAGGCCCTTTTCCAGCTCCGCCGCGACGTGGGCCCGCTTTGA
- a CDS encoding FecR family protein — translation MAAWFRGLRARRIEHEAALWRAEMLEPHAPELRAEFEAWLGADPAHAKAYDALERFATLSQRLPAPERRPRRQAVGPRRLAPAFGAIALVATAATGLLLLVTGREAATYAAVANPGPAIRLYRLSDGSTITLDADTNLDVAIKPASREVRIRSGRARFKVTDEPDRPFTVSSDGGRVTANGSEFDVALNGDRMTVVALQGDVHVSPDGSDRPAVPLANGAAVQVEGASVDMTSVSREDRLWPAGRLSFDNTPLEKIVATANRLGGPPIRLGSDGIGTLKVTAVLDLRDTRALARKLAAALELKVDDRGGEVVLTR, via the coding sequence ATGGCAGCTTGGTTTCGCGGTCTTCGCGCCCGGCGGATCGAGCATGAGGCGGCCCTCTGGCGAGCAGAAATGCTCGAGCCGCACGCGCCTGAGCTGCGCGCCGAGTTCGAAGCCTGGCTCGGCGCCGACCCGGCGCACGCCAAGGCCTATGACGCGTTGGAGCGCTTCGCCACCTTGTCGCAGCGGCTGCCCGCACCCGAGCGTCGACCGCGACGGCAAGCCGTTGGCCCGCGTCGCCTGGCGCCGGCGTTCGGAGCGATCGCGCTGGTCGCGACCGCCGCAACCGGGCTGCTGCTGCTGGTCACCGGGCGGGAAGCGGCGACGTATGCGGCGGTGGCCAATCCGGGGCCGGCCATTCGCCTGTACCGGCTCTCCGACGGCTCCACGATCACGCTCGATGCCGACACGAACCTGGACGTCGCCATAAAGCCCGCCTCGCGCGAGGTGCGCATCCGCTCGGGTCGCGCCCGGTTCAAGGTGACCGACGAGCCGGACCGTCCCTTCACCGTCTCTTCCGACGGCGGGCGCGTGACCGCCAACGGCAGCGAATTCGACGTGGCCTTGAATGGGGATCGAATGACCGTCGTGGCCCTGCAGGGCGACGTGCATGTCTCACCGGACGGAAGCGACCGCCCGGCTGTGCCGCTCGCCAACGGAGCCGCCGTTCAGGTCGAGGGCGCCAGCGTAGACATGACCTCGGTCTCGCGTGAGGATCGCCTCTGGCCTGCCGGGCGGCTCTCGTTCGACAACACGCCGCTCGAGAAGATCGTCGCGACGGCAAACCGCCTCGGCGGACCGCCCATCCGGCTTGGGTCGGACGGAATCGGCACCCTGAAAGTCACGGCGGTGCTCGATCTTCGCGATACGCGCGCGCTCGCGCGCAAGCTTGCAGCGGCCCTTGAGCTCAAGGTCGACGACCGGGGCGGCGAGGTCGTCCTTACCCGATAG
- a CDS encoding Crp/Fnr family transcriptional regulator: MMDAILSGNALLAELEPSTRARFLPHFQRAELRRGDVLHSDGQPTEWVYFPLTGLVAILTQTIAGESVQTGMVGCNGGVGVLEAFGSGRFRSRGEVQIPGTAVRLGVARYREMLHSSPGLERAVERHLEMLVTEARQLMACNALHPIEGRLSRSILDALDRSCLDKVLPLTQEALAQMLGAQRTTVSSCLARLQREGLIRSSRGAIEVLDVPRLERIACDCRESLAIAKADIWTPEEQQSASA, from the coding sequence ATGATGGACGCAATCCTTTCGGGGAACGCGCTGCTCGCCGAACTCGAGCCGTCCACGCGGGCGCGGTTCCTTCCCCATTTCCAGCGCGCCGAATTGCGGCGCGGCGATGTGCTGCACAGCGACGGGCAACCGACAGAGTGGGTCTACTTCCCGCTGACCGGACTGGTCGCCATCCTGACCCAGACGATTGCGGGCGAGAGTGTCCAGACCGGCATGGTCGGCTGCAACGGAGGCGTCGGCGTGCTGGAGGCCTTCGGCAGCGGGCGCTTTCGCTCGCGCGGAGAGGTCCAAATTCCCGGTACGGCGGTGCGTCTCGGTGTCGCGCGCTATCGCGAGATGCTGCATTCGTCGCCCGGACTCGAGCGTGCGGTCGAGCGGCATCTCGAGATGCTGGTGACCGAGGCGCGTCAACTGATGGCCTGCAATGCCCTGCATCCGATCGAGGGCCGGCTGAGCCGCTCGATCCTCGATGCCCTGGACCGGAGCTGCCTGGACAAGGTTCTGCCGCTCACCCAGGAAGCGCTTGCCCAGATGCTGGGGGCGCAGCGCACGACGGTCTCAAGTTGCCTGGCCCGGCTGCAGCGCGAGGGATTGATCCGCAGCAGCCGCGGAGCGATCGAGGTCCTTGATGTGCCGCGACTGGAGCGGATCGCGTGCGATTGCCGCGAGAGCCTGGCGATCGCCAAGGCGGATATCTGGACCCCCGAAGAGCAGCAGTCCGCGTCCGCATGA
- a CDS encoding ImmA/IrrE family metallo-endopeptidase → MTESFSPQRWANTLTLLLNGVHGAAAERFPVQVPELAKEYSRHRFPDDPVSLVAGDILPTFDGALYKAPPGKKGWGIIYNSAIASRGRINFTIAHEFGHYLLHRLRFPDGLECGQQDMMRWDSEYRQIEAQANEFAASLLMPLDDFRRQIDGKTKPTLDDLGGCAERYGVSLVAASLRWLQYTERRSVMVVSRDGYVLWARSSPTALRTGAYFKTAGRPPIAVPTRSLAAQPDLLEKSRGQMTHDSDVWFAEPCEEIALASDQYDFTISLLHLERVIRTSRFDEAEDDEDAFDVMTRRLTGGN, encoded by the coding sequence ATGACGGAAAGCTTTTCGCCGCAACGCTGGGCGAACACCCTGACGCTATTGCTGAACGGCGTTCACGGCGCTGCAGCGGAGAGATTTCCCGTGCAGGTTCCCGAGCTGGCCAAGGAATATTCGCGCCACCGATTCCCCGACGATCCCGTGTCGCTGGTCGCGGGCGACATCCTGCCGACCTTCGACGGGGCGCTCTACAAAGCGCCACCCGGCAAGAAGGGTTGGGGGATCATCTACAACAGCGCCATAGCCTCGCGGGGGCGGATCAACTTCACGATCGCGCACGAGTTCGGGCATTACCTTCTGCACCGTCTGCGCTTTCCCGATGGCCTCGAATGCGGCCAGCAGGATATGATGCGCTGGGACAGCGAGTATCGCCAGATCGAGGCGCAAGCCAACGAGTTCGCCGCCAGCCTGTTGATGCCACTCGACGACTTCCGCCGCCAGATCGACGGCAAGACAAAGCCCACGCTGGACGATCTTGGCGGATGCGCGGAACGCTATGGCGTTTCGCTCGTCGCCGCCTCGTTGCGCTGGCTGCAATATACCGAGCGCCGCTCGGTGATGGTCGTTTCGCGCGATGGCTACGTCCTGTGGGCAAGGTCGAGCCCAACGGCCTTGCGCACGGGAGCCTATTTCAAGACAGCAGGCCGGCCGCCGATTGCGGTGCCCACGCGGTCGCTCGCGGCGCAACCTGACCTTTTAGAGAAAAGTCGGGGACAGATGACGCACGACAGCGACGTCTGGTTCGCCGAACCATGCGAGGAGATCGCCCTGGCCTCCGACCAGTACGACTTCACCATCTCGCTGCTGCACCTTGAGCGGGTGATCCGCACAAGCCGCTTTGACGAGGCCGAGGACGACGAGGACGCCTTTGATGTTATGACGCGCCGCCTGACGGGCGGGAACTGA
- a CDS encoding multiubiquitin domain-containing protein → MDTNKNDDPGQGHGNSQGHEDDHGQGGHSKTTIIVNTREKEVEGKEVTYGQILALAFENPPSGENIEITATYRDGPGQNKEGTLQPGETVRIKKDMIFDVTATDKS, encoded by the coding sequence ATGGATACCAACAAGAACGACGATCCCGGCCAAGGTCACGGCAACAGTCAGGGTCACGAGGACGATCACGGACAGGGCGGACACAGCAAGACGACGATCATCGTCAACACCCGCGAGAAGGAAGTCGAGGGCAAGGAGGTTACTTACGGCCAGATCCTTGCGCTCGCGTTCGAGAACCCGCCCAGCGGCGAGAACATTGAGATCACCGCCACCTACCGCGACGGTCCTGGCCAGAACAAGGAAGGCACCCTCCAGCCGGGGGAGACGGTGCGCATCAAGAAGGACATGATTTTCGATGTCACCGCCACTGACAAGTCGTAA
- a CDS encoding DUF6527 family protein, translating into MSRAAYDHKFVKAFPDKLDEGILYVSVEFSTAAHRCFCGCGSEVYTRFSPRDWSMKFNGEVVSINPSIGNWSFPCQSHYILDGGRVHWADKWSRERIELGRLLDRDRKERHYKGELQASPPPRPIEPASRPGILARFTRWLTAR; encoded by the coding sequence ATGAGCCGGGCCGCCTACGACCACAAATTTGTCAAGGCATTCCCGGACAAGCTCGATGAGGGAATCCTCTACGTGTCGGTGGAGTTCAGCACGGCGGCGCACCGCTGCTTCTGCGGCTGCGGGAGCGAGGTCTATACGCGGTTCTCGCCGCGCGACTGGTCGATGAAGTTCAACGGGGAAGTCGTCTCTATCAACCCGTCCATCGGGAACTGGAGCTTCCCCTGCCAGTCGCATTACATCCTTGATGGCGGGCGGGTGCATTGGGCTGACAAATGGTCGCGTGAGCGGATCGAACTCGGCCGCTTGCTAGACCGCGACCGAAAGGAGCGGCATTACAAGGGTGAGTTGCAAGCTTCACCCCCGCCTCGGCCGATCGAGCCGGCCTCTCGCCCTGGCATTCTCGCGCGGTTCACGCGCTGGCTTACCGCCAGGTAG
- a CDS encoding tyrosine-type recombinase/integrase, whose translation MALTDLQLKQAAPRDKDWKLGDSGGLYILIRANGSKLWRMKYRQDGREKLTFGRYPEVSLREARLRRDEARVEIGQGGDPARRKREEKIAALIRAGDTFESVAHEFISKREAEGLAMATLVKMNWLAAVLNKSIGGRPIAEITPHEMLSVLKKHEGEGNYEKARRLQLRLAGVPLRGSDTALRTRSMFAAPGRAHLTQSQALRSDHRSRRARRAAARDRPL comes from the coding sequence ATGGCGTTGACCGATCTACAACTCAAGCAGGCCGCTCCGCGCGACAAGGACTGGAAGCTCGGCGACAGCGGCGGGCTGTACATCCTTATTCGAGCCAATGGCTCGAAGCTGTGGCGCATGAAATATCGGCAGGACGGGCGCGAGAAGCTCACCTTCGGCCGCTACCCCGAGGTGAGCCTGCGCGAAGCGCGACTCAGGCGCGACGAGGCGCGAGTGGAGATCGGCCAGGGCGGAGACCCGGCGCGGCGGAAGCGCGAGGAGAAGATCGCCGCGTTGATCCGAGCGGGCGACACCTTCGAGTCGGTCGCGCACGAGTTCATCTCGAAGCGTGAGGCCGAGGGTCTCGCGATGGCGACGCTCGTCAAGATGAACTGGCTCGCGGCCGTGCTTAACAAGTCGATCGGCGGGCGGCCGATCGCCGAGATCACGCCCCACGAGATGCTGAGCGTGCTCAAGAAGCACGAGGGCGAGGGCAATTACGAGAAGGCGCGGCGCCTGCAGCTTCGGCTCGCGGGTGTTCCGTTACGGGGTAGCGACACTGCGCTGCGAACACGATCCATGTTCGCCGCTCCAGGGCGCGCTCATCTCACCCAAAGCCAAGCATTACGCAGCGATCACCGATCGCGACGAGCTCGGCGGGCTGCTGCGCGCGATCGACCGCTATGA
- a CDS encoding ThiF family adenylyltransferase: protein MSPPLTSRNPDLARLVEDGYELAILHNHLVISGVPYVNSKGEIRLGTLVSDMSSISGDVTASPIGQHVAMWAGEYPCDSSGKPLEHMRHSSGDQPLGPGLTVNHSFSKKPREGYRDYHHKMTTYVTMMERHAQQLDPNVTARTHRFVESDDPQSHFHYPDTASGRVGITNVMRKLELARVGIFGVGGTGSYVLDLVAKTPVREIAIFDGDTFLQHNAFRAPGAPSADQLRELPKKVDYLAGIYSRMHRGIVPHAFAIAADTIDKIGALDFAFICMDPGTPKRLLVEYLEQNGVPFVDVGMGIEMIDDGLTGLVRVTTSTPDKREHVRDNRRISFKDGGKDNIYAKNIQIADLNALNAALAVIRWKKHFGFYIDLGHEHHANFALNGNVIINEDRI from the coding sequence ATGTCACCGCCACTGACAAGTCGTAATCCCGACCTCGCCCGCCTTGTGGAGGATGGCTACGAGCTGGCCATCCTCCACAACCATCTGGTAATTTCCGGCGTGCCCTATGTGAACAGCAAGGGCGAGATCCGCCTCGGCACGCTGGTGTCGGACATGAGCAGCATTTCCGGTGATGTGACGGCATCGCCCATCGGGCAGCATGTCGCCATGTGGGCTGGCGAATATCCGTGCGACAGCAGCGGCAAGCCGCTGGAGCATATGCGCCACTCCAGCGGCGATCAGCCGCTCGGCCCTGGCCTTACCGTGAACCACTCGTTCTCGAAGAAGCCGCGTGAGGGCTACCGCGACTATCACCACAAGATGACCACCTATGTGACCATGATGGAGCGCCACGCGCAACAGCTCGATCCGAACGTCACGGCGCGGACGCACCGCTTCGTGGAAAGCGACGATCCGCAATCGCACTTCCACTACCCCGACACGGCCTCGGGTCGAGTGGGCATCACCAACGTCATGCGCAAGCTGGAACTGGCGCGGGTCGGCATCTTCGGCGTCGGCGGCACCGGCTCTTATGTCCTCGACCTCGTGGCCAAGACGCCGGTGCGGGAAATCGCCATCTTCGATGGCGACACCTTCCTCCAGCACAACGCTTTCCGCGCGCCGGGCGCGCCGTCGGCCGACCAGCTCCGCGAATTGCCCAAGAAGGTGGATTACCTCGCGGGGATCTACTCGCGGATGCATCGCGGCATCGTGCCTCATGCATTTGCTATCGCAGCGGATACGATAGACAAGATCGGCGCCCTGGACTTCGCCTTCATCTGCATGGACCCTGGCACGCCCAAGCGCCTGCTCGTGGAATATCTCGAACAGAACGGCGTGCCATTCGTCGATGTCGGCATGGGCATCGAGATGATCGACGATGGCCTGACGGGTCTGGTGCGTGTGACCACCAGCACACCGGACAAGCGCGAACATGTGCGCGACAATCGCCGGATTTCCTTCAAGGACGGCGGCAAGGACAACATCTACGCCAAGAATATTCAGATTGCCGATCTGAACGCGCTCAACGCCGCCCTCGCGGTCATCCGGTGGAAGAAGCACTTTGGCTTCTACATCGACCTCGGGCATGAGCATCACGCCAACTTCGCGCTGAACGGCAACGTCATCATCAACGAGGACAGGATATGA
- a CDS encoding ABC transporter permease translates to MSVRAAFIDTARQLGRNTDALMLIVVAALFYGFYYPAPYSQGHAQDVRLAVVDEARTPLSRQLVELIEASPLAKVAARPANLAEARTLLVERKVDGVLLLPGQVLEDALRGQDSGIALWINGTYLVRTKALGEAIQGAIVNTLENEAKGRLGVRIDIADPVASQPLFNPDLEYGTYIFPAVTPVILQQTMLFGTAVLFAGRRRRGWNELGGQWLALSLVSFVLTVTYFGWFFAAQDIPRQAGIDALLIVALFAAGAIAAFSLFAARLFPNARAALLLLIPTSLPIFFLSGATWPREAMPGWVSALGALLPSTHASRALLLTDQMGAPLSDALRPLTALVILTISFFVGSGLVSRFMTNPDELTT, encoded by the coding sequence ATGAGCGTGCGCGCCGCCTTCATCGACACCGCGCGTCAGCTTGGCCGAAACACCGATGCGCTGATGCTGATCGTGGTCGCAGCGCTGTTCTACGGCTTCTACTATCCCGCGCCTTACAGCCAGGGCCATGCGCAGGACGTGCGGCTGGCAGTCGTGGACGAGGCGCGCACCCCGCTCAGCCGACAGCTCGTCGAGCTGATCGAGGCCAGTCCGCTGGCCAAGGTCGCCGCCCGCCCCGCCAACCTTGCCGAGGCGCGCACCCTGCTGGTCGAGCGAAAGGTCGATGGCGTGCTGCTGCTTCCTGGCCAAGTGCTGGAAGACGCCCTGCGCGGGCAGGACAGTGGCATAGCCCTGTGGATCAACGGAACTTACCTCGTGCGAACCAAGGCTTTGGGAGAGGCGATCCAGGGGGCCATCGTCAACACGCTCGAAAACGAGGCGAAAGGACGGCTCGGGGTGCGGATCGACATTGCCGATCCGGTCGCGTCGCAACCGCTGTTCAACCCCGATCTGGAATACGGCACCTATATCTTTCCCGCCGTTACACCGGTGATCCTCCAGCAGACCATGCTGTTTGGTACCGCCGTGTTGTTCGCCGGGCGCAGGCGGCGCGGATGGAACGAACTGGGCGGCCAATGGCTGGCGCTGAGCCTCGTGTCGTTCGTGCTAACGGTGACCTATTTCGGCTGGTTCTTCGCTGCGCAGGATATCCCGCGCCAAGCCGGAATCGACGCCCTGCTGATCGTCGCGCTGTTTGCGGCAGGAGCCATCGCCGCCTTCTCGCTGTTCGCCGCCCGGCTGTTCCCCAACGCGCGCGCCGCGCTGCTGTTGCTAATCCCCACCTCGCTACCGATCTTTTTCCTCTCGGGCGCGACCTGGCCGCGCGAAGCGATGCCAGGCTGGGTCTCGGCGCTGGGCGCACTGCTCCCTTCAACCCACGCCAGCCGCGCCCTCCTTCTCACCGACCAGATGGGCGCGCCGTTATCGGACGCCCTTCGGCCGCTCACAGCTTTGGTGATACTGACAATTTCTTTTTTTGTCGGGTCGGGCCTTGTTTCGCGGTTTATGACGAATCCGGATGAATTGACGACATAA